In Asanoa sp. WMMD1127, one genomic interval encodes:
- a CDS encoding winged helix DNA-binding domain-containing protein → MSVGWEQVLRWRMRRHHLDGDKAADPVAAARRVVGVHAQVAASAVTATHLRTKRPTTAERLDGLLYDKRALVRTWAARGTMHLLPADDFPHWVAAMSTRKRETTNSWLKYHGVTADKMTDILAALPDVLTDEPLTRAELATAIIDATGHRDLDGPLTQGFGAVLKPAAFRGLLCSGPPRGRNVTFVAPRSWLGDWAPVDAETAIDRLAADYLGAFGPATPEEFARWFDLTPALAKKSFARLDLATVDVDGTPMRIPEKHLAELEKKREPAVAVLPAFDPYVTGSTRQLELIGAAGHKAEVSRPQGWISPTVVVDGWIRGTWDPETKEITYFGTIPATVRRTVVSMIDANLSTGG, encoded by the coding sequence ATGAGCGTGGGTTGGGAGCAGGTGCTTCGGTGGCGGATGCGGCGGCACCATCTCGACGGGGACAAGGCCGCCGATCCGGTCGCGGCCGCCCGCCGCGTCGTGGGTGTGCACGCACAGGTCGCCGCCTCCGCCGTGACCGCGACGCACCTGCGCACGAAGCGCCCCACCACCGCCGAGCGCCTCGACGGCCTGCTCTACGACAAGCGCGCCCTGGTCCGGACCTGGGCCGCCCGGGGCACAATGCACCTCCTGCCGGCCGACGACTTCCCGCACTGGGTCGCGGCCATGTCGACGCGCAAGCGCGAGACCACCAACTCCTGGCTGAAATATCACGGCGTCACCGCAGACAAGATGACCGACATCCTGGCCGCGCTGCCGGACGTGCTCACCGACGAGCCGCTGACCCGCGCGGAGCTGGCCACCGCGATCATCGACGCCACCGGCCACCGGGACCTCGACGGACCGCTGACGCAGGGCTTCGGCGCCGTGCTCAAACCGGCCGCCTTCCGGGGCCTGCTCTGCTCCGGCCCGCCGCGCGGCCGCAACGTCACGTTCGTGGCGCCCCGGAGCTGGCTCGGCGACTGGGCGCCCGTCGACGCGGAGACGGCGATCGACCGGCTGGCCGCCGACTACCTCGGCGCGTTCGGCCCGGCCACGCCGGAGGAGTTCGCCCGCTGGTTCGACCTCACCCCGGCCCTGGCCAAGAAGTCCTTCGCCCGGCTCGATTTGGCCACGGTCGACGTCGACGGCACGCCGATGCGCATCCCGGAGAAACACCTGGCCGAACTCGAGAAGAAGCGCGAACCGGCCGTCGCCGTCCTGCCCGCCTTCGACCCCTACGTCACCGGGAGCACACGGCAGCTCGAGCTGATCGGCGCCGCCGGGCACAAGGCCGAGGTCTCCCGCCCGCAGGGGTGGATCTCGCCGACCGTGGTCGTCGACGGCTGGATCCGCGGCACCTGGGACCCCGAGACCAAAGAGATCACCTACTTCGGGACGATCCCGGCGACGGTACGCCGTACGGTGGTCAGCATGATCGACGCGAACCTCTCGACTGGCGGGTGA
- a CDS encoding GH1 family beta-glucosidase encodes MWGARELMPELPGGFLWGVSTSAYQIEGAVDEGGRGRSIWDTFSATPGRIVDGTTGAVATDSYHRYADDIALMRELGVGAYRFSVAWPRVQPDGAGPANGNGLDYYERLVDALLEAGIAPVATLFHWDLPQALQDRGGWLDRETAHRFGDYAALVAGRLGDRVRMWITLNEPFVHMSLGYGLGTHAPGEQLLFGAFPVAHHQLLGHGLAVAALRDHSASPVAIANNYSPARPVSQEPADLAAAAAYDALHNRVFTDPLFGLGYPEGAADLSVVRDGDLDVIAAPLDALGVNYYNPTGVRGPQDGSPLPFEMVPLDGYPTTAFGWPVAPDGLRELLVGLHGRYQSALPPIYITESGCAYDDVVTPDGACADPERIAYLDAHLTALRQAQDDGVDVRGYFVWSLLDNWEWAEGFTKRFGLVHVDFETQTRTPKSSFAWLRERIRDHR; translated from the coding sequence ATGTGGGGGGCACGGGAGCTGATGCCGGAGCTGCCAGGTGGGTTCCTCTGGGGAGTGTCCACCTCCGCCTACCAGATCGAGGGCGCCGTCGACGAGGGCGGCCGTGGCCGGTCGATCTGGGACACCTTCAGCGCGACGCCCGGCCGTATCGTCGACGGGACCACCGGCGCGGTCGCCACCGACTCCTACCACCGCTATGCCGACGACATCGCGCTGATGCGGGAGCTGGGCGTCGGCGCCTACCGGTTCTCCGTCGCGTGGCCGCGCGTCCAGCCCGACGGCGCCGGCCCCGCCAACGGCAACGGGCTCGACTACTACGAGCGCCTCGTCGACGCCCTGCTCGAGGCCGGCATCGCCCCGGTCGCCACCCTCTTCCACTGGGACCTGCCACAGGCGCTGCAGGACCGCGGCGGCTGGCTCGACCGGGAGACCGCGCACCGGTTCGGCGACTACGCGGCCCTCGTCGCCGGCCGGCTCGGCGACCGGGTGCGCATGTGGATCACGCTCAACGAGCCGTTCGTCCACATGTCGCTCGGCTACGGCCTCGGCACCCACGCGCCCGGCGAGCAGCTGCTCTTCGGCGCGTTCCCGGTGGCGCACCACCAGCTGCTCGGGCACGGGCTCGCGGTGGCCGCCCTGCGTGACCACTCGGCCAGCCCGGTCGCGATCGCCAACAACTACTCCCCCGCCCGGCCCGTGAGTCAGGAGCCGGCGGATCTGGCCGCCGCGGCGGCGTACGACGCCCTGCACAACCGGGTCTTCACCGACCCGTTGTTCGGCCTCGGCTATCCCGAGGGCGCCGCCGACCTGTCCGTGGTCCGCGACGGCGACCTCGACGTGATCGCGGCGCCGCTGGACGCGCTGGGCGTCAACTACTACAACCCGACCGGCGTACGCGGCCCGCAGGACGGCAGCCCGCTCCCCTTCGAGATGGTCCCGCTCGACGGCTACCCGACCACGGCGTTCGGCTGGCCCGTGGCGCCCGACGGGTTGCGGGAACTGCTGGTCGGGCTGCACGGCCGCTACCAGAGCGCGCTGCCGCCGATCTACATCACCGAGAGCGGCTGCGCGTACGACGACGTCGTCACCCCCGACGGCGCCTGCGCCGACCCGGAGCGGATCGCCTACCTCGACGCCCACCTGACCGCCCTGCGGCAGGCACAGGACGACGGTGTCGACGTGCGCGGCTACTTCGTCTGGTCGCTGCTCGACAACTGGGAGTGGGCCGAGGGGTTCACCAAGCGGTTCGGGCTCGTGCACGTCGACTTCGAGACGCAGACGCGTACGCCCAAGAGCTCCTTCGCCTGGCTGCGGGAGCGCATTCGTGACCACCGTTGA
- a CDS encoding MFS transporter: protein MTTVDPEASALPAALAEPTVRVRRGWIALLFSANLGVWMAFFTPIQILLPNQVAAIAPDHKETALAWAMGFGALAAIVANPVAGAFSDRTTLTIGGRRFGRRHVWTLGGAVLGALSLVALAQQQTIVGVTLAWVAAQACFNAMLAALTAALPDRVPVDQRGGVSGWAGIPQALGLVIGAVLVTTIFTGNASGYLAVAVAVLVLGLPFAFFTGDDPLPREHRPPFSFAGLVRGMWISPRRHPDFAWAWGTRFLVQVGNALGTLYLLYFLEDGVGYADPEGGLLILILLYTAGMMATAVVAGRLSDRSGRRKIFVIWSGVIMAVAALILAVWPVWTAALVAAVLLGAGYGAYLAVDAALITQVLPAATTRGKDLGVINIANSAPQALGPFGAAWIVVYLGGYPTLYAVTAAVTLLGSVLVRKIRSVP from the coding sequence GTGACCACCGTTGACCCGGAGGCGTCCGCCCTGCCGGCGGCGCTGGCCGAGCCGACGGTACGCGTCCGGCGCGGCTGGATCGCGCTCCTCTTCTCGGCCAACCTCGGCGTCTGGATGGCGTTCTTCACGCCGATCCAGATCCTGCTGCCGAACCAGGTCGCCGCGATCGCGCCCGACCACAAGGAGACGGCGCTGGCCTGGGCGATGGGCTTCGGCGCGCTGGCCGCGATCGTCGCGAACCCCGTCGCCGGCGCGTTCTCCGACCGCACCACGCTGACGATCGGTGGCCGCCGGTTCGGCCGCCGGCACGTCTGGACGCTCGGCGGCGCGGTGCTCGGCGCGCTGTCGCTGGTCGCGCTGGCCCAGCAGCAGACCATCGTCGGCGTCACGTTGGCCTGGGTCGCCGCGCAGGCGTGCTTCAACGCGATGCTGGCCGCGCTGACCGCGGCGCTGCCCGACCGGGTGCCGGTGGACCAGCGCGGCGGCGTGTCGGGGTGGGCGGGCATACCGCAGGCGCTCGGCCTGGTGATCGGCGCCGTGCTGGTCACCACGATCTTCACCGGCAACGCGTCGGGCTACCTGGCGGTGGCTGTCGCCGTACTCGTGCTCGGGCTGCCGTTCGCGTTCTTCACCGGCGACGACCCGCTGCCGCGCGAGCACCGGCCGCCGTTCTCCTTCGCCGGACTGGTCCGCGGCATGTGGATCAGCCCGCGCCGCCACCCCGACTTCGCCTGGGCCTGGGGCACCCGGTTCCTGGTGCAGGTCGGCAACGCGCTCGGCACGCTCTACCTGCTCTACTTCCTCGAGGACGGCGTCGGCTACGCGGATCCCGAGGGCGGGCTGCTGATCCTGATCCTGCTCTACACGGCCGGCATGATGGCCACGGCCGTGGTCGCCGGGCGGCTCTCCGACCGCTCCGGCCGCCGCAAGATCTTCGTGATCTGGTCCGGCGTGATCATGGCGGTGGCGGCGCTGATCCTGGCGGTCTGGCCGGTCTGGACCGCCGCGCTCGTGGCCGCGGTGCTGCTCGGCGCGGGCTACGGCGCCTACCTGGCGGTCGACGCGGCGCTGATCACCCAGGTGCTGCCGGCGGCGACGACCCGCGGCAAGGACCTCGGCGTGATCAACATCGCGAACTCGGCACCGCAGGCGCTCGGCCCATTCGGCGCGGCGTGGATCGTGGTCTACCTGGGCGGCTACCCCACGTTGTACGCCGTGACCGCGGCCGTGACCCTGCTCGGCAGCGTGCTGGTCCGCAAGATCCGCTCGGTGCCGTGA
- the gltX gene encoding glutamate--tRNA ligase yields the protein MTVRVRFAPSPTGMFHVGGARSALQNWIYAKQHGGVFVLRVEDTDAARNRPEWTEGILSALDWIGIARGTYEGPYFQSANADEQRAAAERLYSAGRAYYCDCTREMVQARTGNAYAGYDGFCRDRNLGPGEGRALRFRTPDEGETRVVDLIRGEPTFDNAKIEDFVIARADGSPVFLLANVVDDITQGITHVIRAEEHLPNTPKQQLLWDALGVKPPIWAHVPVVVNEKRQKLSKRRDKVALEAYRDEGYLADAMRNYLMLLGWAPSNDREIVPWSVIEDEFRLEDVNPSPAFFDEKKLRAFNGEYIRALSVDEFIAACQPWLTGTATIPAPPWQPAEFDPAAFALVAPFAQTRVALLSEIVPNVDFLFLGEPAFDDAAWAKAMKDGAADLLDAAAAAYAELPTWDAESLKSTLEEVGAARGLKLGKAQAPVRVAVTGRSVGLPLFESLAVLGRERTLARIRAARARL from the coding sequence GTGACGGTACGCGTGCGGTTCGCCCCATCCCCGACGGGAATGTTCCATGTCGGCGGCGCCCGGTCGGCGCTGCAGAACTGGATCTATGCCAAGCAGCACGGCGGCGTGTTCGTGCTGCGGGTCGAAGACACCGACGCCGCCCGCAACCGCCCGGAGTGGACCGAGGGCATCCTGTCCGCGCTCGACTGGATCGGCATCGCCCGGGGCACCTACGAGGGTCCCTACTTCCAGTCGGCCAACGCCGACGAGCAGCGGGCGGCCGCCGAGCGCCTCTACAGCGCCGGGCGGGCCTACTACTGCGACTGCACGCGCGAGATGGTGCAGGCCCGCACCGGCAACGCGTACGCCGGTTATGACGGTTTCTGCCGTGACCGCAACCTGGGGCCGGGCGAGGGCCGGGCACTGCGGTTCCGCACGCCGGACGAGGGCGAGACCCGGGTGGTCGACCTGATCCGCGGCGAGCCGACGTTCGACAACGCGAAGATCGAGGACTTCGTCATCGCCCGGGCCGACGGCTCGCCGGTGTTCCTGCTGGCCAACGTGGTCGACGACATCACGCAGGGGATCACCCACGTGATCCGGGCCGAGGAGCACCTGCCCAACACGCCCAAGCAGCAGCTGCTCTGGGACGCGCTCGGCGTCAAGCCGCCGATCTGGGCGCACGTGCCCGTGGTGGTCAACGAGAAGCGGCAGAAGCTGTCGAAGCGGCGCGACAAGGTGGCGCTCGAGGCCTACCGCGACGAGGGCTACCTGGCCGACGCGATGCGCAACTACCTCATGTTGCTGGGCTGGGCGCCGAGCAACGACCGCGAGATCGTGCCGTGGTCGGTCATCGAGGACGAGTTCCGGCTGGAGGACGTCAACCCCTCCCCCGCGTTCTTCGACGAGAAGAAGCTGCGCGCGTTCAACGGCGAATACATCCGCGCGCTGTCGGTCGACGAGTTCATCGCCGCCTGCCAGCCGTGGCTGACCGGCACCGCGACGATCCCGGCGCCCCCGTGGCAGCCCGCGGAGTTCGACCCGGCGGCGTTCGCGCTGGTGGCGCCGTTCGCGCAGACCCGCGTCGCGCTGCTCAGCGAGATCGTGCCCAACGTCGACTTCCTGTTCCTCGGCGAGCCGGCGTTCGACGACGCGGCGTGGGCCAAGGCCATGAAGGACGGTGCGGCCGACCTGCTCGACGCGGCCGCCGCGGCCTACGCGGAGCTGCCGACCTGGGACGCGGAGTCGCTGAAGAGCACGCTCGAGGAGGTCGGCGCCGCACGGGGTCTCAAGCTGGGCAAGGCCCAGGCGCCCGTACGCGTCGCGGTCACCGGTCGCTCCGTCGGCCTGCCGCTGTTCGAGTCGCTCGCCGTGCTGGGCCGGGAGCGCACGCTCGCCCGCATCCGCGCGGCCCGCGCGCGCCTCTGA
- a CDS encoding TetR/AcrR family transcriptional regulator, translated as MDDKQRQIIDQAIALADERGVDAVSMRAVGQRLGLSPMAIYPYLRSKDALLDGMVERLLGELLTMAPGSGDWQERLRAVSRAVRALARRHPGAYPLIMSRPGATAESRRLDDLISEILATAGVPAEEVARLERLLSTLMLGFANSEVNGRFGAGPAAGDWDSEFAADLDDEIRLIEQVIARSGAA; from the coding sequence ATGGATGACAAGCAGCGGCAGATCATCGATCAGGCGATCGCGCTTGCGGACGAGCGCGGGGTCGATGCGGTGTCGATGCGGGCTGTCGGGCAGCGGTTGGGGCTCAGTCCGATGGCGATCTACCCGTATCTGCGCAGCAAGGATGCCCTGCTCGACGGCATGGTGGAGCGGCTGCTCGGCGAGCTGCTGACGATGGCGCCGGGGAGTGGGGACTGGCAGGAGCGGCTGCGGGCGGTGTCGCGGGCGGTGCGGGCGCTCGCGCGGCGGCATCCGGGGGCGTACCCGCTGATCATGTCGCGGCCCGGGGCCACCGCCGAGTCGCGCCGGCTCGACGACCTGATCTCGGAGATCCTCGCCACGGCGGGTGTTCCGGCCGAGGAGGTGGCACGGCTCGAGAGGCTCCTGTCGACGCTGATGCTCGGGTTCGCCAACTCCGAGGTCAACGGCCGCTTCGGGGCGGGGCCGGCGGCGGGTGACTGGGACAGTGAGTTCGCCGCCGACCTGGATGACGAGATCCGGCTGATCGAGCAGGTGATCGCTCGATCGGGGGCCGCCTAG